The following are encoded together in the Planococcus antarcticus DSM 14505 genome:
- a CDS encoding aspartate-semialdehyde dehydrogenase has translation MGATGAVGQQMKEQLEKRNFPIKDIMFLSSSRSAGKEIEFNGKTFIVQEAKPESFEGIDIALFSAGGSVSEKFAPEAVKRGAVVIDNTSAFRMDKDVPLVVPEVNKSDLGLQKGIVANPNCSTIQMVCALQPLKEQFGMTKVVVSTYQAVSGAGLDAINELKTQAADFDNAKDAEAKMLPVKSAEHHYPIAFNVIPQIDQFADNGYTFEEMKMINETKKIMHDDSLAVAATCVRLPVVTGHSESVYVELARAATVEQVKQAIKDAPGVELMDDPSNQVYPMPLMAAGLDEVFVGRIRQDLDNPNGFHLWVVADNLVKGAALNSVQIAEALIEEKII, from the coding sequence ATGGGAGCAACAGGGGCAGTTGGTCAGCAGATGAAAGAGCAATTGGAAAAACGGAACTTTCCGATAAAAGACATTATGTTTTTATCCTCGAGCCGTTCTGCCGGAAAAGAAATTGAATTTAATGGCAAAACATTCATAGTTCAAGAAGCAAAGCCTGAATCGTTTGAAGGCATCGATATTGCGTTGTTCAGCGCCGGGGGCAGTGTATCAGAAAAGTTTGCGCCTGAAGCTGTCAAACGAGGTGCGGTCGTTATTGATAATACAAGCGCATTCCGAATGGACAAAGACGTGCCGTTAGTTGTGCCCGAGGTAAACAAAAGTGATCTTGGCCTCCAAAAAGGGATTGTCGCCAATCCAAACTGTTCAACTATTCAAATGGTTTGCGCGTTGCAACCGTTAAAAGAACAATTCGGGATGACCAAAGTCGTGGTCTCGACTTATCAAGCTGTTTCTGGAGCCGGTCTCGACGCGATTAATGAATTAAAAACTCAAGCAGCTGATTTTGACAATGCCAAAGATGCAGAAGCAAAAATGCTGCCGGTTAAATCGGCCGAGCATCATTACCCGATTGCATTTAATGTCATTCCCCAAATCGACCAATTCGCCGATAATGGCTATACATTCGAAGAAATGAAAATGATCAATGAAACCAAGAAAATCATGCATGACGATTCTTTGGCAGTAGCGGCTACATGCGTACGTCTTCCGGTAGTCACAGGCCACTCTGAATCAGTGTATGTGGAACTAGCACGTGCAGCGACTGTCGAGCAAGTTAAACAAGCGATTAAAGATGCACCAGGCGTTGAATTGATGGATGACCCATCAAATCAGGTGTATCCGATGCCTTTAATGGCTGCTGGCCTAGACGAAGTGTTTGTCGGACGTATTCGTCAGGACTTAGACAATCCAAATGGCTTTCATTTGTGGGTAGTTGCAGACAACCTGGTCAAAGGAGCGGCATTGAATTCTGTGCAGATTGCAGAAGCATTAATCGAGGAGAAAATCATATAA
- a CDS encoding M16 family metallopeptidase — protein sequence MVITQTCKNGLRIVSEHIPHFHSVAMGVFVNNGSRDELSEENGITHFIEHMLFKGTDSRTAKEIAREFDRIGGDINAYTSKEYTCYYAKILDHHAEHAVTVLADMLFNSQMDPVEFDKERQVILEEISMTEDMPDDDVHEQLWRVMYPQNSIGAPILGTSETLASFTPEKIRNYMDCHYTPANIVVSVAGNITPALLEKVEALFGDFEKEENPKKYEFPLFAPGYSLKNKETEQGHLCLGFPGLALNDPDIYNVTVLNNIIGGSMSSRLFQEIREQRGLAYSIFSYHSAYSDHGTLAIYGGTSDEQMTEMQEVIMRLLKELKNGGITQQEITDSKEQLKGSLMLGLESTSARMSRNGRHELLLGTHQSYDEVLEQIDQVSFQKVMELLEILVESPAVSIIRPKEASLV from the coding sequence ATGGTGATTACACAGACTTGCAAAAATGGATTGCGCATCGTTTCCGAACATATTCCACATTTTCATTCCGTAGCGATGGGGGTCTTTGTCAATAACGGATCCCGCGATGAATTGTCGGAAGAAAACGGCATCACTCATTTCATCGAACATATGCTGTTTAAAGGAACAGATTCACGGACTGCTAAAGAAATTGCCCGCGAATTTGACCGGATTGGTGGCGACATCAACGCTTATACTTCAAAAGAATACACCTGCTATTACGCAAAAATTTTGGATCATCATGCAGAGCACGCTGTAACTGTACTGGCTGATATGCTGTTCAATTCACAGATGGATCCAGTGGAGTTTGATAAAGAACGACAAGTCATTCTTGAAGAAATTAGCATGACCGAAGATATGCCGGATGACGATGTGCATGAGCAGTTGTGGCGCGTGATGTATCCGCAAAATTCAATTGGTGCGCCGATACTCGGAACATCGGAAACGTTGGCAAGCTTTACACCAGAAAAAATTCGTAATTATATGGATTGTCATTATACTCCGGCGAACATTGTTGTGTCGGTGGCCGGCAATATCACACCAGCGTTATTAGAGAAGGTTGAAGCGTTATTCGGTGATTTTGAAAAAGAAGAGAATCCTAAAAAATATGAATTTCCTTTGTTTGCACCAGGCTATTCGTTAAAAAATAAAGAGACAGAACAAGGTCATTTATGTCTTGGTTTTCCAGGATTAGCGTTAAATGATCCGGATATTTACAATGTTACTGTTTTGAACAATATTATCGGAGGCTCCATGTCTTCAAGGCTGTTCCAGGAAATCAGAGAGCAACGAGGATTAGCCTATTCGATTTTCTCATACCATTCGGCGTATTCCGATCATGGGACTCTGGCAATTTACGGAGGAACTTCAGATGAACAGATGACTGAAATGCAGGAAGTGATTATGCGCTTGCTGAAGGAATTGAAAAATGGCGGAATCACGCAACAAGAAATCACAGATTCCAAGGAGCAGTTAAAAGGTAGTTTGATGCTTGGACTCGAAAGCACCAGTGCGCGAATGAGTCGCAACGGCAGACATGAATTACTGCTGGGCACACACCAGTCCTATGATGAAGTGCTCGAACAAATCGATCAAGTATCGTTCCAAAAAGTAATGGAGTTGTTAGAAATTCTAGTGGAGTCACCAGCCGTCTCCATCATCCGACCGAAAGAAGCTTCCTTAGTTTAA
- the pnp gene encoding polyribonucleotide nucleotidyltransferase has translation MEQTKKVYTLDWAGRELQVEVGQLAKQANGAALIRYGDTAVLSTATASKTPKPLDFFPLTVNYEERLYAVGKIPGGFIKREGRPSEKATLTSRLIDRPIRPLFPDGFRNEVQVISMVMSVDQDCPSEMAAMFGSSLALMISDIPFGGPIAGVIVGLIDGQYIINPTNAQLEQSSINLIVAGTKDAINMVEAGAKEVSEEIILEAIMFGHEEIKKLIAFQEQIAAEVGKEKTDIKLYELDAELTSSIKEAVEADLNTAVQINEKQARNEAIDEVKARAMAAYEESEDAVKKQAGQILEKMVKEEVRRLITDEKIRPDGRGPSEIRPLSSEVGVLNRTHGSGLFTRGQTQAMSICTLGALGDVQIIDGLGIEDTKRFMHHYNFPLFSVGETGFLRGPGRREIGHGALGERALEAVIPNEKDFPYTIRLVAEVLESNGSTSQASICASTLAMMDAGVPLSAPVAGIAMGLVKKGENYTVLSDIQGMEDYLGDMDFKVAGTAKGITALQMDIKIDGLSREILEEALAQAQIGRIHILESMLATIAGPRTTLSKYAPKIIMVKINPDKIRDVIGPGGKVINKIIDETGVKIDTEQNGTIFISSVDEEMNAKAKAMIENIVREAKVGEYYEGKVKRIEKFGAFVELFTGKDGLLHISEIQEERTKEVEDVLKMDQVVQVKVIEIDRQGRVNLSRKIVLKEQKEVAEKQQQE, from the coding sequence ATGGAGCAAACAAAAAAAGTCTACACACTTGATTGGGCAGGCCGCGAATTGCAAGTTGAGGTCGGTCAATTGGCAAAGCAAGCAAACGGAGCAGCATTGATCCGTTATGGTGATACAGCAGTTCTATCTACTGCAACCGCATCAAAAACTCCGAAACCTTTAGATTTCTTCCCATTGACTGTCAACTACGAAGAACGTCTATACGCTGTCGGTAAAATTCCAGGCGGTTTTATCAAACGTGAAGGACGTCCATCTGAAAAAGCGACGTTAACAAGCCGTTTGATCGACCGTCCAATCCGTCCCCTATTCCCGGATGGTTTCCGTAATGAAGTTCAAGTTATTTCAATGGTTATGTCCGTGGATCAGGATTGCCCATCAGAGATGGCCGCAATGTTTGGTTCTTCATTAGCCTTAATGATTTCGGATATCCCTTTCGGCGGACCGATTGCTGGAGTAATTGTCGGTTTAATCGACGGACAGTATATCATCAACCCAACAAATGCACAGCTTGAACAAAGCTCAATCAACTTGATCGTAGCGGGAACAAAAGATGCCATCAACATGGTCGAAGCAGGAGCGAAAGAAGTTTCTGAAGAAATCATTTTAGAAGCTATTATGTTCGGTCACGAAGAAATCAAGAAATTGATCGCTTTCCAAGAACAGATTGCTGCAGAAGTTGGTAAAGAAAAAACAGATATCAAACTGTATGAATTAGATGCAGAATTGACGTCTTCTATTAAAGAAGCTGTAGAAGCTGACTTGAATACTGCTGTTCAAATCAACGAAAAACAAGCACGCAATGAAGCCATTGACGAAGTTAAAGCACGTGCTATGGCTGCATACGAAGAATCAGAGGACGCAGTTAAAAAACAAGCGGGCCAGATTCTTGAAAAAATGGTCAAAGAAGAAGTACGCCGTCTAATTACGGACGAAAAAATCCGTCCGGATGGCCGTGGACCTTCTGAAATCCGTCCATTGTCTTCTGAAGTCGGCGTTCTTAACCGCACACACGGTTCTGGACTGTTTACTCGTGGTCAAACGCAAGCGATGAGTATTTGTACACTTGGTGCATTAGGTGATGTTCAAATTATTGACGGCCTTGGCATTGAAGATACAAAACGTTTTATGCACCATTACAACTTCCCATTGTTCTCAGTGGGTGAAACTGGATTCCTTCGTGGACCTGGACGCCGTGAAATCGGTCACGGAGCACTCGGAGAACGTGCACTAGAAGCTGTTATTCCAAACGAAAAAGACTTCCCTTACACAATCCGTTTAGTTGCAGAAGTACTAGAATCGAACGGTTCAACTTCACAAGCAAGTATTTGTGCGTCGACGCTTGCGATGATGGACGCCGGTGTTCCTTTATCCGCTCCGGTAGCAGGTATTGCAATGGGTCTTGTTAAAAAAGGCGAAAACTATACAGTGTTATCGGATATTCAAGGAATGGAAGATTACCTTGGTGATATGGACTTTAAAGTAGCTGGTACAGCTAAAGGCATTACCGCTCTTCAAATGGACATTAAAATCGACGGTCTTTCCCGTGAGATCCTAGAAGAGGCATTGGCGCAAGCTCAAATCGGCCGTATCCACATTCTTGAATCAATGCTTGCGACAATCGCTGGACCGAGAACGACTCTTTCTAAATACGCACCGAAAATTATTATGGTTAAGATCAACCCTGACAAGATTCGTGATGTTATCGGACCTGGCGGCAAAGTGATCAATAAAATCATCGATGAAACGGGCGTTAAGATTGATACAGAACAAAATGGGACAATTTTCATTTCATCTGTTGACGAAGAAATGAATGCGAAAGCGAAAGCGATGATTGAAAACATCGTGCGTGAAGCAAAAGTTGGCGAATATTATGAAGGCAAAGTGAAGCGAATCGAGAAGTTTGGCGCATTCGTTGAATTGTTCACTGGCAAAGACGGTCTTCTTCATATTTCTGAAATCCAAGAAGAACGGACGAAAGAAGTAGAAGACGTCTTGAAAATGGATCAAGTCGTTCAAGTCAAAGTAATTGAAATCGACCGTCAAGGCCGTGTAAACTTATCACGTAAGATTGTTTTGAAAGAACAAAAAGAAGTAGCTGAAAAACAACAACAAGAATAA
- the rpsO gene encoding 30S ribosomal protein S15 — translation MAITQERKNELISEYKVHDTDTGSAEIQIAILTEDINNLNEHLRTHKKDHHSRRGLFKMVGRRRNLLKYLRETEVARYRELIARLGLRR, via the coding sequence ATGGCAATCACACAAGAACGCAAAAATGAATTGATTAGTGAATACAAAGTGCATGACACTGATACTGGATCTGCAGAGATTCAGATCGCTATTCTTACAGAAGACATCAACAACTTGAATGAGCACTTACGTACTCACAAAAAAGATCATCACTCACGTCGTGGTCTATTCAAAATGGTTGGACGCCGTCGTAACTTGCTAAAATACTTACGTGAAACGGAAGTAGCTCGCTACCGTGAGTTAATTGCAAGACTTGGCCTACGCCGATAA
- the ribF gene encoding riboflavin biosynthesis protein RibF, with the protein MEIIHLSYPIHVKPNHETGPLSLALGFFDGVHKGHQRVIGDAIEQAHQKKVKSAVMTFDPHPSLVLGGRKEEVFYITPMQQKMEILEEMGIDYCFIVRFTSEFAKLTPEEFIKFFVKGLHVVHVTAGFDFSFGSKGKGDMALMKQVGEGHYGVTVVDKQEDGDEKISSTRIRELLKQGGVEQVCYLLGRPFRVIGTVVNGDKRGRTIGFPTANVEPELGAVVPSRGVYAVKIQVQGQFHNGVCNIGYKPTFNNPDIKKQVIEVHIFDFDKSIYGEMVEVEWHERIRDEQKFSGIDELKAQIQRDKLTAKQFFAGIN; encoded by the coding sequence ATGGAAATTATTCATTTAAGTTATCCAATTCATGTAAAACCTAATCATGAGACGGGTCCTTTGTCGCTGGCGCTCGGTTTTTTTGACGGAGTACATAAAGGGCATCAACGTGTCATAGGCGATGCAATCGAACAGGCACACCAAAAAAAGGTCAAGTCAGCAGTCATGACCTTTGACCCGCATCCTTCATTGGTGCTTGGCGGTCGCAAGGAAGAAGTCTTCTATATTACACCGATGCAACAGAAGATGGAAATCTTGGAGGAAATGGGCATTGATTATTGCTTTATCGTCCGCTTTACATCCGAGTTCGCGAAACTGACGCCAGAGGAATTTATCAAGTTTTTCGTTAAAGGCCTCCATGTAGTCCATGTAACGGCAGGATTTGATTTTTCGTTCGGCAGTAAGGGCAAAGGCGATATGGCTTTGATGAAACAAGTTGGTGAAGGGCATTATGGCGTCACAGTCGTCGATAAGCAGGAAGACGGTGATGAAAAAATCAGTTCGACCCGCATCAGAGAATTATTGAAGCAAGGCGGAGTCGAACAAGTATGCTACCTGCTGGGTCGTCCATTCCGAGTAATAGGCACTGTCGTCAATGGAGACAAGCGTGGCCGCACAATCGGATTTCCAACAGCCAACGTAGAGCCAGAACTCGGTGCAGTCGTACCAAGCCGAGGAGTCTATGCTGTGAAAATCCAAGTGCAGGGGCAATTCCATAACGGTGTCTGCAACATCGGCTATAAGCCGACCTTCAATAATCCAGATATCAAAAAACAAGTTATTGAGGTTCATATTTTTGATTTTGATAAGTCGATTTACGGAGAAATGGTAGAAGTCGAATGGCATGAACGAATCCGAGATGAGCAGAAATTTTCGGGTATCGACGAGTTGAAGGCACAGATTCAGCGGGATAAGCTGACAGCTAAGCAATTTTTTGCAGGCATAAATTAA
- the truB gene encoding tRNA pseudouridine(55) synthase TruB, with product MALNGILPLWKEKGMTSHDCVFKLRKILQTKKVGHTGTLDPEVDGVLPICIGNTTKVAEYITDQGKTYEAEVAIGYSTETEDATGETVDTDISEKVITREQVVEVLLQLTGNIKQIPPMYSAVKVNGKKLYEYARQGIPVERPERTVRIDSIELLDDDSKWSGECIKFNIRIHCGKGTYIRTLAVQIGEALGYPAHMSKLTRTESGKFSKKDCVTLAEVAELAQNGDIGDILKPLSYGLSAFPFMEIESEQIFAVKNGQVLARHAILDKTGFVVLTHQGQPVALYKNHPEKADKMKPEKMFGFPTVDEV from the coding sequence ATGGCGCTGAACGGAATTCTTCCATTATGGAAAGAAAAAGGGATGACCTCTCATGATTGTGTCTTTAAATTGAGGAAAATCCTGCAAACGAAAAAAGTTGGGCATACCGGAACACTGGATCCCGAAGTGGATGGGGTATTGCCAATTTGTATTGGAAATACCACGAAAGTGGCAGAGTACATCACGGATCAAGGCAAGACCTACGAAGCAGAAGTGGCAATCGGCTATTCGACGGAAACAGAAGATGCTACAGGGGAGACGGTTGATACCGATATTTCGGAAAAAGTGATTACACGTGAGCAAGTGGTAGAAGTTTTGCTTCAGTTAACTGGTAACATTAAACAAATACCACCTATGTATTCGGCAGTCAAAGTTAATGGGAAGAAATTATACGAATATGCACGGCAAGGGATTCCTGTTGAACGACCAGAACGAACAGTCCGTATTGATTCGATCGAATTGCTAGATGACGATTCGAAGTGGTCTGGGGAGTGCATTAAGTTCAATATTCGCATACACTGCGGTAAAGGAACATATATCCGGACACTAGCTGTACAAATTGGTGAAGCGCTAGGTTATCCTGCTCATATGTCGAAATTGACACGAACAGAATCTGGGAAATTCAGCAAAAAAGATTGTGTAACACTTGCTGAAGTGGCAGAACTTGCTCAAAATGGAGATATTGGTGACATTTTGAAACCGCTTAGCTACGGCTTAAGTGCGTTTCCTTTCATGGAAATTGAATCGGAACAGATTTTTGCTGTGAAAAATGGTCAAGTGTTGGCGCGGCATGCCATTCTCGACAAAACGGGCTTTGTGGTTTTGACGCATCAGGGGCAGCCTGTAGCGCTTTATAAAAATCATCCCGAAAAAGCGGACAAGATGAAACCTGAAAAAATGTTCGGTTTTCCGACAGTGGACGAGGTGTAA
- the rbfA gene encoding 30S ribosome-binding factor RbfA: protein MTMRANRVAEQMKKELSDIISRKLKDPRIGFVTVTDVEVTGDLQQATVYISVLGEDHAKEQTLLGLTKSKGFIRSEIGQRIRLRKTPELSFEIDSSVAYGNRIDTLLRGIQEPKED, encoded by the coding sequence ATGACAATGCGCGCGAATCGTGTAGCTGAGCAAATGAAAAAAGAGCTTAGTGATATCATCAGTCGAAAACTGAAAGATCCACGTATCGGATTTGTCACTGTAACGGATGTTGAAGTTACAGGGGATCTCCAGCAGGCAACTGTATATATCAGCGTATTAGGCGAAGACCATGCAAAAGAACAGACATTGCTTGGGTTGACGAAGTCAAAAGGATTTATCCGTTCTGAAATCGGGCAGCGGATCCGTCTCCGTAAAACTCCTGAATTGTCTTTTGAAATCGATTCATCGGTTGCATACGGCAATCGGATTGATACTTTATTGCGTGGCATTCAAGAACCAAAAGAAGACTGA
- a CDS encoding DUF503 domain-containing protein codes for MILYMECEFFIPTAHSLKDKRAVVKSMLTRSRQKFNVSAAEIDHQNVWQRTRIAFVLVSSSKEVADKEMAQVLYYLESNPAWECLEFEKEYL; via the coding sequence ATGATCCTTTACATGGAATGTGAATTTTTCATTCCAACGGCACATTCGTTAAAAGATAAACGGGCAGTGGTTAAAAGCATGCTGACCCGTAGTAGGCAAAAATTCAACGTTTCTGCAGCAGAGATTGATCACCAGAATGTTTGGCAGCGAACCCGTATTGCTTTTGTTCTTGTCTCTTCATCGAAAGAAGTGGCAGACAAGGAAATGGCACAGGTTCTCTACTATTTGGAAAGTAATCCTGCATGGGAATGCTTGGAGTTTGAAAAAGAATATTTGTAA
- the infB gene encoding translation initiation factor IF-2, translating into MTKIRVHEYAKKVDKPSKEIINELSKLNVKVPNHMATLEDADVTKLDSIYKNTSAGQRPQAPSRPSSQSRPAQAQSRPSGPGSQSRPTQGQSRPSSQGGQSRPSQGGQSRPSGQSQSRPAVAPSQGQSRSQGNGQRPTAPAKTGSNFTPKAAKPTAGPGQRSSGRPGGGNRNGFQNRNRKGKQQQPVNPLPPMPKREKELPAKITFSESLTVAELAKKLGREPSEIIKKLFMLGVMATINQELDKDAIELICAEYEVEVEEEILVDKTDLEVYFEPEDESLNEERPPVVTIMGHVDHGKTTLLDSIRHTKVTAGEAGGITQHIGAYQVVDNGKKITFLDTPGHAAFTTMRARGAKVTDLAIIVVAADDGVMPQTVEAINHAKAAEVPIIIAVNKMDKPSANPDRVMQELTDHGLVPEAWGGDTIFVPISALKGEGIDSLLEMILLVSEVGELKANPARRAIGTVIEAELDKGRGSVATLLVQDGTLKVGDPIVVGNTFGRVRAMVSDVGRRAKEAGPSTPVEITGLNDVPQAGDRFVVFEDEKTARQVGETRATSALQVQRSEKTRVTLDNLFDQLKQGEMKELNLIVKADVQGAVEAMAASLLKIDVEGVNVKIIHTGAGAITESDISLAAASNAIVIGFNVRPDANAKRTADAEGVDIRLHRIIYKVIEEIEFAMKGLLDPEFEEKIIGQAEIRSTFKVSKVGTIAGSYVTEGKITRDSGVRVIREGIVVFEGEIDTLKRFKDDAKEVAKGYECGITIKNFNDVKELDIIEAYVMEEIERK; encoded by the coding sequence ATGACCAAAATTCGAGTACATGAATACGCTAAAAAGGTAGACAAGCCAAGTAAAGAAATCATCAATGAATTGTCAAAGCTTAATGTTAAAGTACCAAACCATATGGCTACATTAGAAGATGCTGATGTTACGAAATTAGATAGTATCTACAAAAATACTTCAGCTGGACAGCGCCCACAAGCGCCATCCCGTCCATCAAGCCAATCCCGTCCGGCGCAAGCACAGTCTCGTCCATCAGGACCAGGAAGTCAATCGCGTCCAACGCAAGGGCAATCGCGTCCATCAAGCCAAGGCGGACAATCTCGCCCGTCGCAAGGTGGACAATCTCGTCCATCAGGACAAAGTCAATCCCGTCCGGCAGTAGCTCCTAGTCAAGGTCAATCCCGTTCACAGGGGAATGGCCAAAGACCAACAGCACCAGCCAAAACAGGATCGAACTTTACGCCAAAAGCAGCCAAACCTACGGCTGGTCCAGGCCAACGTTCATCAGGACGTCCTGGTGGCGGAAACCGCAATGGCTTCCAAAACCGTAATCGTAAAGGCAAACAGCAGCAACCGGTAAATCCGTTGCCACCTATGCCTAAAAGAGAAAAAGAATTGCCGGCTAAAATTACTTTCAGTGAGTCTTTGACAGTAGCAGAGCTAGCAAAAAAATTGGGACGCGAGCCGTCTGAAATTATCAAAAAATTATTTATGCTTGGTGTAATGGCTACCATTAACCAAGAGCTGGATAAAGATGCCATTGAATTGATTTGTGCTGAGTATGAGGTTGAAGTAGAAGAGGAGATCTTGGTGGATAAAACTGATCTTGAAGTTTACTTTGAACCAGAAGACGAAAGCCTCAACGAAGAACGTCCGCCAGTTGTGACCATCATGGGACATGTTGATCATGGTAAAACGACTTTACTTGATTCAATCCGCCACACGAAAGTGACGGCTGGAGAAGCAGGCGGCATCACGCAGCATATAGGTGCTTATCAAGTTGTCGATAACGGCAAGAAAATCACATTCCTTGATACTCCTGGACACGCTGCCTTTACAACGATGCGTGCACGTGGAGCAAAAGTGACAGATCTTGCGATTATTGTTGTAGCAGCTGATGACGGTGTTATGCCACAAACAGTCGAAGCAATTAACCATGCTAAAGCAGCAGAAGTTCCAATTATTATCGCAGTTAACAAAATGGATAAGCCAAGTGCAAATCCTGACCGTGTGATGCAGGAATTAACTGATCATGGATTAGTTCCTGAAGCTTGGGGCGGCGATACGATTTTCGTACCGATTTCTGCATTAAAAGGAGAAGGCATCGATTCATTACTTGAGATGATCCTCCTAGTATCAGAGGTTGGCGAATTAAAAGCCAATCCTGCACGCCGTGCAATTGGAACAGTTATTGAAGCAGAGCTTGATAAAGGCCGTGGTTCAGTTGCGACACTTCTTGTGCAAGATGGAACACTGAAAGTTGGAGATCCGATTGTTGTCGGGAATACATTTGGCCGTGTTCGGGCCATGGTATCTGATGTTGGCCGTCGGGCAAAAGAAGCAGGTCCATCAACACCAGTTGAAATTACTGGTTTAAATGATGTACCGCAAGCAGGAGACCGTTTTGTTGTCTTTGAAGATGAAAAAACGGCTCGTCAAGTTGGAGAAACGCGTGCAACTTCAGCTCTTCAAGTTCAACGTTCTGAAAAAACACGTGTAACGCTTGATAACTTGTTTGATCAATTAAAGCAAGGTGAAATGAAAGAATTGAACTTGATTGTTAAAGCTGATGTTCAAGGAGCAGTCGAAGCAATGGCTGCGTCTCTTCTGAAAATCGATGTAGAAGGCGTCAATGTCAAAATCATTCATACAGGCGCTGGTGCTATCACGGAATCCGATATTTCATTAGCAGCTGCATCAAATGCCATCGTCATCGGCTTTAACGTTCGTCCTGATGCTAACGCGAAACGTACAGCTGATGCAGAAGGCGTGGATATCCGTCTACACCGTATTATTTATAAAGTGATTGAAGAAATTGAATTTGCTATGAAAGGATTGCTTGATCCAGAATTTGAAGAAAAAATCATTGGACAAGCTGAAATCCGTAGCACATTCAAAGTTTCTAAAGTAGGTACCATTGCCGGAAGCTATGTAACAGAAGGCAAAATTACGAGAGATAGTGGCGTCCGCGTGATTCGTGAAGGTATCGTCGTATTTGAAGGTGAAATTGACACGTTGAAACGCTTTAAAGACGATGCTAAAGAAGTGGCAAAAGGCTATGAATGCGGGATTACCATTAAAAATTTCAATGACGTTAAAGAGTTAGATATCATCGAAGCGTACGTTATGGAAGAAATCGAACGCAAATGA
- a CDS encoding YlxQ family RNA-binding protein, with translation MTKQKILQLLGLATRARMTISGEEMTVSEVRKGKAKLVIISEDASDNTSKKLHDKCKSNGVELRVFGSRFELGHAIGKEERVVIAITDKGFAKKITSLFEEINRGRADDQNSST, from the coding sequence ATGACCAAACAAAAAATTCTTCAATTACTGGGATTGGCTACACGAGCAAGAATGACCATTTCCGGAGAAGAAATGACCGTGAGCGAAGTTCGAAAAGGTAAAGCGAAATTAGTAATAATTTCTGAAGACGCTTCAGACAATACAAGCAAGAAATTGCATGATAAATGCAAATCGAACGGAGTAGAACTCCGTGTTTTTGGATCCCGTTTCGAATTGGGACATGCGATAGGAAAAGAAGAGCGGGTAGTGATTGCAATTACCGATAAAGGTTTTGCAAAAAAAATAACCAGCTTATTCGAAGAAATTAATCGGGGGCGAGCAGATGACCAAAATTCGAGTACATGA
- the rnpM gene encoding RNase P modulator RnpM — translation MALQKKIPLRKCVATGEMHPKKEMIRIVRSKEGEVSVDLTGKKSGRGAYLSKSEDAIATARKKNVLDKQLEVKVPDEIYDELIRVVLREQLK, via the coding sequence TTGGCTCTGCAAAAGAAAATTCCATTACGGAAGTGTGTAGCTACAGGCGAGATGCATCCTAAAAAAGAAATGATCCGCATTGTCCGCTCAAAAGAAGGCGAAGTATCCGTCGATTTGACAGGCAAAAAGTCAGGACGCGGCGCATATCTTTCGAAATCGGAAGATGCCATCGCGACTGCCCGCAAAAAGAACGTGCTGGATAAGCAATTAGAAGTAAAGGTGCCAGACGAAATATATGATGAGTTAATTCGCGTCGTTCTCAGAGAGCAGTTGAAATAA